The Delphinus delphis chromosome 13, mDelDel1.2, whole genome shotgun sequence DNA window AACAAGTCTGTCAAGGCCCGAAGGGTGGGCGTGGGGAGCAGGCGGCCGGCCCCCAGTCTTCCCCCGTGTGTGGGGTGGTCTCAGAGACCCTCCTGGCCTTTGTGAACCAAAAGCTGAGCTCGCAGGACTGAGGGCGTTTGTCTCAGAGGCTCCATGAAGGGGGTTGAAGTGCAGGGAAGCACATGGCAGAGCTTCTGCCCCAGTGGCTGTCCCAGGGTGCCATGTGAGGTGCATCCATGGGGGGAGAGGCACAGCCCAGCACGAGGTACTGACGAGGGCCCTCCCCCCAGGAGTCCTTCATGCCCACCGAGGAGCATGTGCTGGTGGTGCGGCTGCTGCTGAAGCACCTGCACGCCTTCGCCAACAGCCTGCGGCCCGAGCAGGCCTCGCCCTCTGCGCACTCCCACGCCGCCAGCCCCCTGGAGGAGTTCAAACGGTGGGTATGGGCTGTGGGCAGGGGGGCAGTCACCTCAAGCCCTCCTGGGACTGTCTCCTCACTGCCACCCTGGCCCAGAGGTGGGTGGGGGCCGCCTGGCTGCTTCTCAGGCTGGCCTAGGAGAGGCCCCATCTTGCtgccccctcttcccccttcttcCCCTGTGGCAGGAGAGCAGCAGGCTGCTCGGTCCTGCACCTCACCCCCACgccaccccaccccagcagggCAAGGGCCGTGGCCTGACTCCCAGGCCAACAGGGCCAGCAGAGCTGGCGATGCGTGGGCCGTGCTGAGCTGAGGTGCACACAGGAGCCACACTGGATCGGCCACGTGTGTTGTGTGTCCCTGGAATGTTCtctaacttctctgaactttcGAATTTCCTCTGAGGAATGGGGCTAAAAATAGGAGGCCTTGCCCCCAGGGGGTGCCAGGCTCCCCTGTGAGGTGATGCCCCCTCCCCCACAGGGCCGCCGTCCCGAGGTTTGTCCAGCAGAAGCTCTACCTCTTTCTGCAGCACTGCTTTGGCCACTGGCCCCTGGACGCGTCGTTCAGAGCTGTGAGTGTTGTCCTACGGCCTTTGCCCTGCGTGTGCGCATGAGGGAAGGGAGGCCTTGGGGGCCTCCTGTGCTGTTCCGCCAGCCGCGACCTTGAACCCAGCTGTCCACGCAGGGTGGGTTCCCAGCTTCACGCAGCTGCCCTCCGCTGCACTCGGGGGAAAGCCTGCTGGGTGACCTGTTCTGAGGGGCCAGGCATCTTGAGGGGGCTTGAACCCAGCTGTCCACGCAGGGTGGGTTCCCAGCTTCACGCAGCTGCCCTCCGCTGCACTCGGGGGAAAGCCTGCTGGGTGACCTGTTCTGAGGGGCCAGGCATCTTGAGGGGGCACGGGCTCCCCCTGCGCCCCTGCTCACCTGAGTGCCAGCCACCTGCCCCAGCTGCACGTGTTTCCCCAGGTCCTGGAGATGTGGCTGAGCTACCTGCAGCCCTGGAGGTACGCGCCTGAGAAGCAGGCCCCAAGCAGCGACTGCCAGGCCCGGAGTGTGTCAGAGAGATGGTGAGCCCAGACCCGAGGTCCTGCAGGCAGGGGGCCCGGGCCACCCCCTTGTCCCCTGCTGGGACTTGTCCAGGTTCCAGGATTGCTCTCTTGGGGACAACGGGCGGCCTCTGTCCTTCTGTCCCTTTCCCACATCGACTCACATAAACCTCCCCATAGCCCTTCCTAGCCAGCCCTGCAGTGTGGCTGCCCCGCCCCCAGTGGCCTTGTTCCTGGGAATGGGCCTCGTCCGTGGAGGATTCTGTCCTTGGGGCCTCACCTTTGCCCACTTGTCCTGCCCCCTCGTGTCACCCCCGGCCCCTCTGCCACCATTCGTGATACCTGGGGGAGACCGGAAGCTGAAGAGAAGCCCTGACGTGCGTCTGCCCGCAGGGCGCCCTTCGTGCAAGAGAACCTGCTTGTGTACACCAAGCTCTTCCTCGGCTTCCTGAGCCGCGCACTGCGCACGGACCTTGTCAGCCCCAAGAACGCACTCATGGTGTTCCGCGTGGCCAAGGTCTTCGCGCAGCCAAACCTGGCTGAGATGATCCAGCGGGGTGAGGCCCCTGCCAGCCCTGTCACCCGTGCGCTCGCAGGGGTTGCGTGTGTGCCCCACAGGAGGGGAACGGAGCTCTGAGCCGCATCCCCTGGTGGCTCGTAGTGGCTTTGGGAGGCTGTGGGCTACTGTTGGGCTCTCCTCATAGCTACTCCCTTGTGGAgatgggtgggggtggagggactTCCGGGAGCTGGGCCTGCGCTGTGCGGTCACTGCCCTCGGGGACCTATGGTGGGACCCGATGTCCGTGCTCTTGGAGCTGCAGCCAGGCTCACATCCTGCCTTCCAGGCGAGCAGCTGTTTCTGGAGCCCGAGCTGGTCATCCCCCACCGCCAGCACAGGCTCTTCACGGTGCCCACGTTCACTGGCAGCTTCCTGTCGTCATGGCCACCAGCCATCACCGACGCCTCCTTCAAGGTGAAGAGCCACGTGTACAGCCTGGAGGGCCAGGACTGCAAGTACACCCCAATGTTCGGGCCCGAGATCCGGGCACTGGTGAGTAGTCGGGGCCCTCTGGGCTCTGGCATTTCACACCCCTTCCCTGTCTTGTTCAGTGGAGTCTAGTTTCTTTCTGATGATAGATGAACCCTCTTGGAAAGTGCACCTTAGTCCTTAAAACTCATTTTAAGTTTTCCATCGTGTGGAAGCCACCCCTGGGCTGTCGGTGCCATGAGGCGGCCCCGAGCCAGCtaaccacccacccacccacccacaggtCTTGCGTCTGGCTCAGCTTATCACACAGGCCAAGCAGACGGCCAAGTCCCTCTCTGACCAGTATGGGGAGAGCACGGCCGCCCGTCCCTTCCTGTCGTGGCTGGGCTTCTACCCCGCGGACACCAATGGCTCGTACCCGGGCAATGACCTGGATGAGATGGGGCAGGACAGCGTCCGCAAGACGGACGAGTACCTGGAGAAGGCCCTGGAGTACCTGTGCCAAGTGTTCCGGGTACGCCCTTGGCCCTGCTCACCTCCCCCAGGTGTCACGTGCCTGGGCCCCTCATTGCCGTTTGAGGCCCAGCGGGGGGGAaggcctccctccaccttggAAGTGACGGCAGGCATCTCCCCGACAGCTCAGCGAGGCCCAGCTCGCCCAGCTCACACTCGCCCTGGGGACCACGCAGGATGAGAACGGGAAGAAGCAGCTCCCAGACTGCATCGTGGGGGAGGACGGACTCATCCTCACACCCCTGGGCCGGTATCAGGTGAGGCCCACATCCCGAGGGGTCGGGCTCTCCAGGGCCCTCTGGGCAGtgtggccatggctcccgggggctcacctcctgctgcttCCAGATCATCAACGGGCTTCGGCGCTTTGACATCGAGTACCAAGGAGACTCGGAGCTGCAGCCCATCCGGAGCTACGAGATTGCCAGCCTGGTCCGAGTGCTCTTCCGACTGTCCTCCGCCATCAACCGCAGggtgagtgtgggagggagggccacccccccgccccgccagccCGCGAGCGGCAGGTGAGAGTGGGGCCTGTCTGTGCTCTAGTTCGCAGGTCAGATGGCGGCCCTGTGTTCACGGGCCGACTTCCTCGGCAGCTTCTGTCGCTACCACCTCCTGGAGCCTGGGTTGTCGGACAGGCGCCTGCTGAGCCCCGTGGGGCGGGGGCATGCGGCCAGCCTTGCCCGGGGCCCCCGGCTCAGCCTGCGCTTCCTGGGCAGCTACCGGACGCTGCTGGCCCTGCTGCTGGCCTTCTTCGTGGCCTCTCTGTTCTGCATCGGgcctctgctctgtgccctgctCCTCGTGCTGGGCTATGTCCTCTACGCCGTGGCCATGACACTGCTAACCGAGCAGGGCAAGCTGCACCAGCTCTGACTGCAGGCCGGCCACCACCCCCAGGCACCAGGGAGGCCACTCTGCACCCAACACCTGTCACCTTCGTGCTTCCAGGGGGCGTTTTCTTGCAGCCCTGGAACCATCTGAAGAGAACCTGAAAAGcgagggcagggccaggcagagAGGTAGCCACAAGGGGCGGGCAGCCTGCCGGCCCTGGGCCTCCCCGTTTCCTCAGCCAGAGGGCCTGCAGGGCGATGCCTTTCTCTTCCTCAGCGTGTGAAGCTCAGGAGTTGGGCCTCCCCGGATGGCCTGCGGCCTCTGCCTTTGCCGCCCTGGAGGTGGGCAGTGAGACCCCAACATGGGAACCCAGCCTCTGGCTCCAGAGAAGAATCAGGCCCTAAAAGAGAGCCCTAAGAAAATTAGACAATGGTTCTCTGTTTCATGATTTTAAACCTGATTTTGCTGCCGTGTTTGGCAAAGTTAGGGCCACTGTATTTTCCCAGTAGTTCCAAGTCTGGGCCATATGCCTGCTTTTGAGGAGAGACCCTCCGAGAACACAGATgcccccaggccacacagcaggtcaTCAGGGCTGTCACCACCTTGTTCCCTGTGGGTGGTCTACAACCAAAGATGGTCAAAAGCATCATTTGTATCTTCAGTCAAATCAAGCGCTCAAAGACACTGATTTTTTGGTAAGATTTAAATATCCAAAGTATATGACAAATGTGAGTTCACTGTCAGAAATCCTCACAGCATCTCACACGCGTTTCATTCTACAGATGACGCACCAGGGAGAACTTTTcagctgagatttttaaaagccttagtctttggtgtatttttttaagttttcaaactGTAAGTATTGGGCTTTGTAGTTTGATGTAAACTCGGAGTAGTGGCATTTGGGGCCTGTGACCAGTAACCAAACCAAACTTGTAGCCGACCATGGATCTGAATAAACCTGTTCTTGGTCCTGAGTCTTGTGGtgcctggccccgcccccagggtGGCCTCCTACATGGGGTCCTCTGCACATTCAGGGGCTGCGGAGATGCCACTGGGCACCCAGCGTCCCTCACCATGGGATTCCCTTGGGCAGATGCAAACACGGACGTGGCTGTGATGGGACAGGGCAGCCACTGGCAGGTCTGAGATGCGAGAACACTGCCTACAACTCAGTGGGGCAGACACGGTCTTCATACTAAGAGCTAGGATCCTGGGACCTGTGTTGCAATTTCTGTGGCTTCTGCAGGGGTGCGTGTGACCGGGGAACCGAAATGCACTCACCAACCCACATGGCCTAGCCCGAGTGTTAAATGTCCCCCTTTCCCTGGGCCAGGCAACTGCTTTGGTCAAATTCTATGGAAATAGGAAGTAAGACAGTTTCTACAAGTTCACATTGATAGATTACGGGCTTTTGTTAACAAACTTTGTGAGATGATGGTCTGGGGTCTGCCATCCGTGGCACCGGTCCCTGATGACGCCTCTTCTTGGCCTCCCCTGATGGACATCCGCCTGCCTGTGAGGGTAGGACCTGCCCCCCAACAATCTCTCCAGGGTTCTGCTCGCCCCCAAGCCTCACTTCACCTACACACCCATTAACCA harbors:
- the SMPD4 gene encoding sphingomyelin phosphodiesterase 4 isoform X6, with translation MYGEPSEPGLACGKCHTSLTKCSQGLPATDLAPGLDTVDSRHWSSKTARLDPAQEAAMAFPHLQQPSFLLASLKADSISKPFAQRCQDLVKVIEDFPAKELHAIFPWLVESIFGSLDGVLAGWNLRCLQGRVSPVEYSIAMEFLDPGGPMMKLVYKLQAEDYKFDFPVSYLPDPVKASIQERVLPDSPLYHNKVQLPAAGGLGLHLALNPFEYYMFFFALSLITQKPPPGALHIRTSDCAYFILVDRYLAWFLPTEGSVLPPLSSSPGGPSPSPAPRTPAVPFASYGLHHTSLLKRHISHQTSVNADPTSHEIWRSETLLQESFMPTEEHVLVVRLLLKHLHAFANSLRPEQASPSAHSHAASPLEEFKRAAVPRFVQQKLYLFLQHCFGHWPLDASFRAVLEMWLSYLQPWRYAPEKQAPSSDCQARSVSERWAPFVQENLLVYTKLFLGFLSRALRTDLVSPKNALMVFRVAKVFAQPNLAEMIQRGEQLFLEPELVIPHRQHRLFTVPTFTGSFLSSWPPAITDASFKVKSHVYSLEGQDCKYTPMFGPEIRALVLRLAQLITQAKQTAKSLSDQYGESTAARPFLSWLGFYPADTNGSYPGNDLDEMGQDSVRKTDEYLEKALEYLCQVFRLSEAQLAQLTLALGTTQDENGKKQLPDCIVGEDGLILTPLGRYQIINGLRRFDIEYQGDSELQPIRSYEIASLVRVLFRLSSAINRRFAGQMAALCSRADFLGSFCRYHLLEPGLSDRRLLSPVGRGHAASLARGPRLSLRFLGSYRTLLALLLAFFVASLFCIGPLLCALLLVLGYVLYAVAMTLLTEQGKLHQL
- the SMPD4 gene encoding sphingomyelin phosphodiesterase 4 isoform X3, whose translation is MTTFRRRVAEWRPRSLKPEALWFLQWSSKTARLDPAQEAAMAFPHLQQPSFLLASLKADSISKPFAQRCQDLVKVIEDFPAKELHAIFPWLVESIFGSLDGVLAGWNLRCLQGRVSPVEYSIAMEFLDPGGPMMKLVYKLQAEDYKFDFPVSYLPDPVKASIQERVLPDSPLYHNKVQLPAAGGLGLHLALNPFEYYMFFFALSLITQKPPPGALHIRTSDCAYFILVDRYLAWFLPTEGSVLPPLSSSPGGPSPSPAPRTPAVPFASYGLHHTSLLKRHISHQTSVNADPTSHEIWRSETLLQVFVEMWLHHYSLEMYQKMQSPHAKLEVLHYRLSVCSALHSPAQPSLQALHAHQESFMPTEEHVLVVRLLLKHLHAFANSLRPEQASPSAHSHAASPLEEFKRAAVPRFVQQKLYLFLQHCFGHWPLDASFRAVLEMWLSYLQPWRYAPEKQAPSSDCQARSVSERWAPFVQENLLVYTKLFLGFLSRALRTDLVSPKNALMVFRVAKVFAQPNLAEMIQRGEQLFLEPELVIPHRQHRLFTVPTFTGSFLSSWPPAITDASFKVKSHVYSLEGQDCKYTPMFGPEIRALVLRLAQLITQAKQTAKSLSDQYGESTAARPFLSWLGFYPADTNGSYPGNDLDEMGQDSVRKTDEYLEKALEYLCQVFRLSEAQLAQLTLALGTTQDENGKKQLPDCIVGEDGLILTPLGRYQIINGLRRFDIEYQGDSELQPIRSYEIASLVRVLFRLSSAINRRFAGQMAALCSRADFLGSFCRYHLLEPGLSDRRLLSPVGRGHAASLARGPRLSLRFLGSYRTLLALLLAFFVASLFCIGPLLCALLLVLGYVLYAVAMTLLTEQGKLHQL
- the SMPD4 gene encoding sphingomyelin phosphodiesterase 4 isoform X7 — protein: MTTFRRRVAEWRPRSLKPEALWFLQWSSKTARLDPAQEAAMAFPHLQQPSFLLASLKADSISKPFAQRCQDLVKVIEDFPAKELHAIFPWLVESIFGSLDGVLAGWNLRCLQGRVSPVEYSIAMEFLDPGGPMMKLVYKLQAEDYKFDFPVSYLPDPVKASIQERVLPDSPLYHNKVQLPAAGGLGLHLALNPFEYYMFFFALSLITQKPPPGALHIRTSDCAYFILVDRYLAWFLPTEGSVLPPLSSSPGGPSPSPAPRTPAVPFASYGLHHTSLLKRHISHQTSVNADPTSHEIWRSETLLQVFVEMWLHHYSLEMYQKMQSPHAKESFMPTEEHVLVVRLLLKHLHAFANSLRPEQASPSAHSHAASPLEEFKRAAVPRFVQQKLYLFLQHCFGHWPLDASFRAVLEMWLSYLQPWRYAPEKQAPSSDCQARSVSERWAPFVQENLLVYTKLFLGFLSRALRTDLVSPKNALMVFRVAKVFAQPNLAEMIQRGEQLFLEPELVIPHRQHRLFTVPTFTGSFLSSWPPAITDASFKVKSHVYSLEGQDCKYTPMFGPEIRALVLRLAQLITQAKQTAKSLSDQYGESTAARPFLSWLGFYPADTNGSYPGNDLDEMGQDSVRKTDEYLEKALEYLCQVFRLSEAQLAQLTLALGTTQDENGKKQLPDCIVGEDGLILTPLGRYQIINGLRRFDIEYQGDSELQPIRSYEIASLVRVLFRLSSAINRRFAGQMAALCSRADFLGSFCRYHLLEPGLSDRRLLSPVGRGHAASLARGPRLSLRFLGSYRTLLALLLAFFVASLFCIGPLLCALLLVLGYVLYAVAMTLLTEQGKLHQL
- the SMPD4 gene encoding sphingomyelin phosphodiesterase 4 isoform X1, which translates into the protein MYGEPSEPGLACGKCHTSLTKCSQGLPATDLAPGLDTVDSRHWSSKTARLDPAQEAAMAFPHLQQPSFLLASLKADSISKPFAQRCQDLVKVIEDFPAKELHAIFPWLVESIFGSLDGVLAGWNLRCLQGRVSPVEYSIAMEFLDPGGPMMKLVYKLQAEDYKFDFPVSYLPDPVKASIQERVLPDSPLYHNKVQLPAAGGLGLHLALNPFEYYMFFFALSLITQKPPPGALHIRTSDCAYFILVDRYLAWFLPTEGSVLPPLSSSPGGPSPSPAPRTPAVPFASYGLHHTSLLKRHISHQTSVNADPTSHEIWRSETLLQVFVEMWLHHYSLEMYQKMQSPHAKLEVLHYRLSVCSALHSPAQPSLQALHAHQESFMPTEEHVLVVRLLLKHLHAFANSLRPEQASPSAHSHAASPLEEFKRAAVPRFVQQKLYLFLQHCFGHWPLDASFRAVLEMWLSYLQPWRYAPEKQAPSSDCQARSVSERWAPFVQENLLVYTKLFLGFLSRALRTDLVSPKNALMVFRVAKVFAQPNLAEMIQRGEQLFLEPELVIPHRQHRLFTVPTFTGSFLSSWPPAITDASFKVKSHVYSLEGQDCKYTPMFGPEIRALVLRLAQLITQAKQTAKSLSDQYGESTAARPFLSWLGFYPADTNGSYPGNDLDEMGQDSVRKTDEYLEKALEYLCQVFRLSEAQLAQLTLALGTTQDENGKKQLPDCIVGEDGLILTPLGRYQIINGLRRFDIEYQGDSELQPIRSYEIASLVRVLFRLSSAINRRFAGQMAALCSRADFLGSFCRYHLLEPGLSDRRLLSPVGRGHAASLARGPRLSLRFLGSYRTLLALLLAFFVASLFCIGPLLCALLLVLGYVLYAVAMTLLTEQGKLHQL
- the SMPD4 gene encoding sphingomyelin phosphodiesterase 4 isoform X4, encoding MYGEPSEPGLACGKCHTSLTKCSQGLPATDLAPGLDTVDSRHWSSKTARLDPAQEAAMAFPHLQQPSFLLASLKADSISKPFAQRCQDLVKVIEDFPAKELHAIFPWLVESIFGSLDGVLAGWNLRCLQGRVSPVEYSIAMEFLDPGGPMMKLVYKLQAEDYKFDFPVSYLPDPVKASIQERVLPDSPLYHNKVQLPAAGGLGLHLALNPFEYYMFFFALSLITQKPPPGALHIRTSDCAYFILVDRYLAWFLPTEGSVLPPLSSSPGGPSPSPAPRTPAVPFASYGLHHTSLLKRHISHQTSVNADPTSHEIWRSETLLQVFVEMWLHHYSLEMYQKMQSPHAKESFMPTEEHVLVVRLLLKHLHAFANSLRPEQASPSAHSHAASPLEEFKRAAVPRFVQQKLYLFLQHCFGHWPLDASFRAVLEMWLSYLQPWRYAPEKQAPSSDCQARSVSERWAPFVQENLLVYTKLFLGFLSRALRTDLVSPKNALMVFRVAKVFAQPNLAEMIQRGEQLFLEPELVIPHRQHRLFTVPTFTGSFLSSWPPAITDASFKVKSHVYSLEGQDCKYTPMFGPEIRALVLRLAQLITQAKQTAKSLSDQYGESTAARPFLSWLGFYPADTNGSYPGNDLDEMGQDSVRKTDEYLEKALEYLCQVFRLSEAQLAQLTLALGTTQDENGKKQLPDCIVGEDGLILTPLGRYQIINGLRRFDIEYQGDSELQPIRSYEIASLVRVLFRLSSAINRRFAGQMAALCSRADFLGSFCRYHLLEPGLSDRRLLSPVGRGHAASLARGPRLSLRFLGSYRTLLALLLAFFVASLFCIGPLLCALLLVLGYVLYAVAMTLLTEQGKLHQL
- the SMPD4 gene encoding sphingomyelin phosphodiesterase 4 isoform X5, producing MYGEPSEPGLACGKCHTSLTKCSQGLPATDLAPGLDTVDSRHWSSKTARLDPAQEAAMAFPHLQQPSFLLASLKADSISKPFAQRCQDLVKVIEDFPAKELHAIFPWLVESIFGSLDGVLAGWNLRCLQGRVSPVEYSIAMEFLDPGGPMMKLVYKLQAEDYKFDFPVSYLPDPVKASIQERVLPDSPLYHNKPPPGALHIRTSDCAYFILVDRYLAWFLPTEGSVLPPLSSSPGGPSPSPAPRTPAVPFASYGLHHTSLLKRHISHQTSVNADPTSHEIWRSETLLQVFVEMWLHHYSLEMYQKMQSPHAKLEVLHYRLSVCSALHSPAQPSLQALHAHQESFMPTEEHVLVVRLLLKHLHAFANSLRPEQASPSAHSHAASPLEEFKRAAVPRFVQQKLYLFLQHCFGHWPLDASFRAVLEMWLSYLQPWRYAPEKQAPSSDCQARSVSERWAPFVQENLLVYTKLFLGFLSRALRTDLVSPKNALMVFRVAKVFAQPNLAEMIQRGEQLFLEPELVIPHRQHRLFTVPTFTGSFLSSWPPAITDASFKVKSHVYSLEGQDCKYTPMFGPEIRALVLRLAQLITQAKQTAKSLSDQYGESTAARPFLSWLGFYPADTNGSYPGNDLDEMGQDSVRKTDEYLEKALEYLCQVFRLSEAQLAQLTLALGTTQDENGKKQLPDCIVGEDGLILTPLGRYQIINGLRRFDIEYQGDSELQPIRSYEIASLVRVLFRLSSAINRRFAGQMAALCSRADFLGSFCRYHLLEPGLSDRRLLSPVGRGHAASLARGPRLSLRFLGSYRTLLALLLAFFVASLFCIGPLLCALLLVLGYVLYAVAMTLLTEQGKLHQL
- the SMPD4 gene encoding sphingomyelin phosphodiesterase 4 isoform X2, which codes for MWQVPHKLNQVFPRAPCHRPGSGAGHCGQQWSSKTARLDPAQEAAMAFPHLQQPSFLLASLKADSISKPFAQRCQDLVKVIEDFPAKELHAIFPWLVESIFGSLDGVLAGWNLRCLQGRVSPVEYSIAMEFLDPGGPMMKLVYKLQAEDYKFDFPVSYLPDPVKASIQERVLPDSPLYHNKVQLPAAGGLGLHLALNPFEYYMFFFALSLITQKPPPGALHIRTSDCAYFILVDRYLAWFLPTEGSVLPPLSSSPGGPSPSPAPRTPAVPFASYGLHHTSLLKRHISHQTSVNADPTSHEIWRSETLLQVFVEMWLHHYSLEMYQKMQSPHAKLEVLHYRLSVCSALHSPAQPSLQALHAHQESFMPTEEHVLVVRLLLKHLHAFANSLRPEQASPSAHSHAASPLEEFKRAAVPRFVQQKLYLFLQHCFGHWPLDASFRAVLEMWLSYLQPWRYAPEKQAPSSDCQARSVSERWAPFVQENLLVYTKLFLGFLSRALRTDLVSPKNALMVFRVAKVFAQPNLAEMIQRGEQLFLEPELVIPHRQHRLFTVPTFTGSFLSSWPPAITDASFKVKSHVYSLEGQDCKYTPMFGPEIRALVLRLAQLITQAKQTAKSLSDQYGESTAARPFLSWLGFYPADTNGSYPGNDLDEMGQDSVRKTDEYLEKALEYLCQVFRLSEAQLAQLTLALGTTQDENGKKQLPDCIVGEDGLILTPLGRYQIINGLRRFDIEYQGDSELQPIRSYEIASLVRVLFRLSSAINRRFAGQMAALCSRADFLGSFCRYHLLEPGLSDRRLLSPVGRGHAASLARGPRLSLRFLGSYRTLLALLLAFFVASLFCIGPLLCALLLVLGYVLYAVAMTLLTEQGKLHQL